In Schaalia sp. JY-X169, the following are encoded in one genomic region:
- a CDS encoding MerR family transcriptional regulator codes for MLFGDPLAQVDVAAGYRGPVACEATGITYRQLDYWARTGLVEPSLRAAAGSGSQRLYSFKDILVLKVVKKLLDTGISLQQVRVAVQQLSERGIDDLASITLMSDGASVYECSSPDEIVDLLQGGQGVFGIAVGRVWREVEGSLAQFPVEADSTVVGMDELARRRREKQAAS; via the coding sequence ATGCTATTTGGCGACCCGCTTGCACAGGTGGATGTAGCCGCTGGTTATCGTGGACCCGTGGCCTGCGAAGCCACTGGAATTACATACCGCCAGCTTGACTACTGGGCGCGCACCGGCCTCGTGGAGCCAAGCCTTCGAGCCGCTGCGGGATCCGGTAGCCAGCGTCTGTACTCCTTCAAGGACATCCTGGTCCTCAAAGTCGTCAAGAAGCTACTTGATACGGGGATCTCATTGCAGCAGGTCCGTGTCGCAGTCCAACAGCTTTCCGAACGCGGTATCGATGACCTCGCTTCTATCACGCTAATGAGTGACGGTGCTTCCGTGTATGAGTGCTCGTCGCCGGATGAAATTGTCGACCTGCTCCAGGGTGGCCAGGGCGTGTTTGGAATCGCCGTTGGGCGCGTGTGGCGTGAGGTCGAAGGCAGCTTGGCGCAGTTCCCGGTAGAAGCCGACTCCACGGTAGTGGGGATGGATGAGCTGGCGCGCCGTCGCCGTGAGAAGCAAGCAGCGTCCTAA
- a CDS encoding MerR family transcriptional regulator has protein sequence MTIGQVVKILDREFPATTVSKVRFLEEKGLVTPHRTASGYRKYSSADVERIRLILTKQRDSYAPLRVILEELEALDNGHDVEAPPRARLVSSDGVAVVPERGRTITVRELGELTGCSRAVLESYVKLGLIAPDLGGHFAGGTVQVVRLITALVAAGLPARNLRTIRSSADRSADIIDFAISSSSRRDRPGDIERARAQAEEMGELAGALHTAYLQIAVDSLGE, from the coding sequence ATGACAATCGGCCAGGTCGTGAAGATTCTGGACAGGGAGTTTCCAGCTACCACAGTTTCCAAGGTGCGGTTCTTGGAAGAAAAGGGCCTGGTCACACCTCATCGCACTGCGTCGGGATACCGCAAGTACTCGTCCGCGGACGTCGAACGCATCAGACTGATTCTGACGAAACAAAGGGATTCCTACGCGCCACTACGGGTCATACTTGAGGAGCTTGAAGCCCTCGACAACGGCCATGACGTCGAAGCACCCCCGCGGGCGCGGCTGGTATCTTCAGATGGCGTTGCCGTGGTCCCCGAGAGAGGCCGCACCATCACTGTGCGTGAGCTGGGGGAGCTAACTGGCTGTTCACGCGCGGTTCTAGAGTCTTACGTCAAGCTTGGTTTGATCGCCCCGGACCTGGGCGGCCATTTTGCCGGTGGAACAGTACAGGTGGTTCGCTTGATCACTGCTTTGGTAGCCGCTGGCCTTCCTGCACGGAACCTACGAACTATTCGCAGCAGCGCAGATCGAAGTGCAGACATTATCGACTTTGCAATCTCTTCGTCTTCCCGGCGCGACCGCCCCGGCGACATAGAGAGGGCCAGGGCTCAGGCTGAGGAAATGGGCGAGCTGGCCGGTGCTCTCCACACTGCTTACTTGCAAATTGCCGTCGACTCACTGGGGGAGTAG
- a CDS encoding FHA domain-containing protein has protein sequence MAEEATFDPTSTAFFGTPEESDASEVSKVPLSARDQAAVDALPPGNALLIVQRGPNSGARFLLDQEVTNAGRSASSDIFLDDVTVSRKHCQFLVKEGRHYVRDSGALNGTYVNRERVDQALLSAGDEVQVGKYRLTYHPSSQR, from the coding sequence GTGGCTGAAGAAGCAACTTTTGACCCAACAAGTACCGCGTTCTTCGGTACTCCTGAAGAGTCCGACGCGTCTGAGGTCTCGAAGGTTCCACTCTCAGCGCGGGACCAGGCGGCGGTAGATGCTCTCCCGCCGGGGAATGCGCTTTTGATTGTTCAGCGTGGACCGAATTCCGGGGCCCGGTTCCTCTTGGATCAAGAGGTGACTAACGCGGGGCGTTCGGCCTCGTCGGATATCTTTCTCGACGACGTAACCGTTTCGCGCAAACACTGCCAGTTTCTCGTCAAAGAGGGGCGCCACTACGTTCGGGACTCCGGTGCCCTGAACGGCACGTATGTGAACCGTGAGCGAGTTGATCAGGCACTGCTGTCGGCGGGGGATGAGGTCCAGGTTGGCAAGTACCGACTCACATACCACCCGTCGTCTCAACGATAG
- a CDS encoding DUF881 domain-containing protein: MFLLIGLAITTTVRTQAADPLAGLNEDQLVALLGDLEQREDALRNERSALQGQLTELKEAADASQAARDAVALATSQAEVAAGTVPVEGPGIIMRVSAQQEMIPVSVFVTTLAELRNAGAESISINDVRLNARAWFGTDSQGGIVASGAPLSPPYEWRAIGDGSTLSVALEIRGGAVSQFKAYGAMVTTEVSNLLQIKAVTEPFEPVWAKPAID, from the coding sequence ATGTTCTTACTGATCGGCTTAGCGATCACAACGACAGTGCGAACGCAGGCAGCGGATCCTCTAGCCGGTCTCAACGAGGATCAGCTGGTTGCTCTGCTAGGGGACCTAGAGCAACGCGAGGATGCGCTACGCAATGAAAGAAGCGCTCTGCAGGGGCAGCTCACTGAGCTTAAGGAGGCTGCTGATGCCAGCCAGGCTGCCCGTGATGCAGTTGCCTTGGCTACGTCACAGGCCGAGGTCGCTGCCGGCACAGTTCCGGTGGAGGGGCCGGGCATCATAATGAGGGTGTCGGCTCAGCAAGAGATGATCCCCGTTTCAGTGTTCGTCACGACTTTGGCGGAACTTAGGAACGCAGGCGCCGAATCGATTTCCATTAATGATGTCCGACTAAATGCCCGCGCCTGGTTTGGAACGGACTCCCAGGGGGGGATCGTTGCTAGTGGGGCACCGTTGTCTCCACCTTACGAATGGCGCGCAATAGGTGATGGCTCGACTCTGTCTGTCGCGTTGGAGATCAGAGGAGGGGCGGTCTCTCAGTTCAAAGCGTACGGGGCCATGGTTACCACTGAAGTTTCAAACTTGCTTCAGATCAAGGCTGTTACAGAACCGTTCGAACCGGTCTGGGCCAAGCCAGCAATTGACTGA
- a CDS encoding small basic family protein: MIAAIGLILGVVAGLIFEPVIPLGLQPFLPVAVVAALDALFGAFRAWLEGVFSDRVFIASFFWNVLIACFLVFLGVQLGVGGAMTTAVIVVLGIRIFSNSASIRRLIFKA; this comes from the coding sequence GTGATAGCAGCAATCGGATTGATACTGGGTGTTGTAGCCGGCCTGATCTTTGAGCCCGTCATCCCTTTGGGCTTACAGCCATTCCTGCCCGTAGCGGTGGTGGCGGCACTCGACGCCCTTTTTGGAGCCTTTCGTGCCTGGTTGGAAGGTGTTTTTTCCGATCGAGTCTTTATCGCCTCGTTCTTCTGGAACGTCCTGATTGCCTGTTTCCTAGTGTTCCTCGGTGTCCAGCTTGGTGTCGGTGGCGCGATGACTACGGCAGTGATCGTCGTCTTGGGTATCCGTATCTTCAGCAACTCGGCATCCATCCGTCGCTTGATTTTCAAGGCCTAA
- a CDS encoding DUF881 domain-containing protein, producing MSHDDPAGVPAVDAAHRDPAASMLLLKNIERFSLDPGYYDAAEIDAPKSSLARRVVALVLTAALGFGMTVAALNLRNINDDVTSPRALLAQQVRDAQVRVRILDEENQGLQAQARASEVLEGESMELGSGLAVSAGSVRSAGPGVVVSIAEQATSLSGRASRFRDADLRAVVNILWSGGAEAMAINGHRVVASTSVRMAGSSILVNLDPVVSPYVIEAIGDPTELLAALQSGSGAERVAEIEKATSAQVTETRAESLTLGAIPLRSSQATPMESQ from the coding sequence GTGAGTCACGATGACCCCGCAGGCGTGCCCGCCGTTGACGCGGCACACAGGGACCCTGCGGCTTCGATGCTACTTCTCAAGAACATTGAGAGATTCTCGCTGGACCCCGGATACTACGATGCTGCAGAAATCGACGCTCCGAAGAGCTCCTTGGCAAGAAGAGTCGTGGCTCTAGTCTTGACTGCAGCACTTGGCTTTGGGATGACGGTAGCGGCTCTCAACCTGCGCAACATCAATGATGATGTGACGAGTCCACGGGCGCTTCTTGCGCAACAGGTACGCGATGCGCAAGTACGCGTACGGATTCTAGATGAAGAAAATCAGGGACTACAGGCTCAAGCGCGAGCTTCGGAGGTGCTTGAGGGTGAATCAATGGAGCTGGGTTCTGGACTTGCTGTGAGCGCAGGAAGTGTTCGAAGTGCAGGTCCGGGTGTAGTGGTTTCTATCGCTGAGCAGGCAACCTCACTGTCGGGACGCGCAAGCCGTTTCAGAGACGCTGACCTTAGGGCAGTTGTCAACATTTTGTGGTCAGGGGGAGCGGAGGCAATGGCGATCAATGGGCACAGGGTTGTCGCAAGCACATCGGTTCGGATGGCAGGGTCTTCAATACTTGTGAACCTCGACCCGGTTGTATCGCCCTATGTTATTGAGGCGATCGGAGATCCCACCGAACTGTTGGCTGCACTACAGAGCGGCAGCGGAGCGGAGCGCGTCGCTGAGATAGAGAAAGCCACTTCCGCTCAGGTGACTGAGACTCGAGCCGAGAGCCTTACCCTTGGCGCAATACCACTACGATCGAGTCAGGCGACTCCCATGGAATCGCAGTAG
- a CDS encoding Mur ligase family protein, whose product MSSLSEIRPQTTALPLDIALEGCGTWQMWTDENGLVDPSDTLKALPVTGVSVSTDDLDADWVFVGVPGAHRHGASLWEAARLGGASVIVTDQDGAELAQDADLPIVVVSNPRHTAAMMAANLHAPAQKDLVIAGVTGTNGKTTTTYFLRSALASGLGQMGLFGTLEVNTGSLSVTAHRTTHEAPVVHRALAATAQAGLRGAVVEVSSHALSLGRVDGIDFDLAIFTNLQHDHLDFYENSMDLYFEAKASLFEPSRTRAGVSAVDDEYGRRLVRQAQVPMHAVQVLTDDDLCDLAVPLWRVTGVTPNRAIGGNTFTLTDPSGTEYQAVCPIPGLVNVQDAALAIVGAGLLGVPIQDAIDGVANAPAVPGRMQWVPSLPNQPLVLVDFAHTPEALERLLLDMRPLCHGEVILVFGTDGDRDPSKRVPLGEVAAQSGDRLWVTDENPRWEDAQAIRTQILEGVRKTRPSMKDVIEVTTCRRDAIREAIYSAREGDVVIISGKGPETYQDIRGVKHAFEDAAVASEVLAAYAK is encoded by the coding sequence ATGTCTTCACTATCTGAGATACGTCCCCAGACTACTGCTCTCCCGCTAGATATTGCACTAGAGGGCTGCGGTACGTGGCAAATGTGGACCGATGAGAATGGATTGGTCGACCCCTCTGACACCCTAAAGGCACTCCCGGTTACAGGAGTCTCAGTCAGTACGGATGACTTGGACGCCGACTGGGTGTTTGTAGGTGTCCCAGGAGCGCATCGCCACGGAGCATCTCTTTGGGAAGCGGCGCGACTTGGCGGTGCAAGCGTGATTGTCACTGATCAGGATGGAGCCGAACTGGCCCAAGATGCGGATCTACCAATCGTCGTCGTTTCTAACCCTCGTCACACGGCTGCCATGATGGCCGCAAACCTTCACGCACCCGCGCAGAAGGACCTGGTTATTGCAGGTGTGACCGGAACCAATGGCAAGACCACCACCACGTATTTTCTGCGTTCCGCCCTCGCCTCCGGCCTTGGACAAATGGGACTGTTCGGAACACTCGAAGTTAACACGGGTTCCCTGTCTGTCACGGCACACAGAACCACCCATGAGGCTCCTGTCGTTCATCGCGCCCTGGCCGCCACAGCGCAGGCAGGCTTGAGGGGCGCTGTCGTCGAGGTCTCGTCGCATGCTCTCTCCCTAGGAAGGGTTGATGGGATCGACTTCGACCTTGCGATATTTACCAACCTGCAGCACGATCACCTGGACTTCTATGAGAACAGCATGGACCTCTATTTTGAGGCCAAGGCATCACTCTTCGAACCATCACGCACCAGGGCCGGAGTCAGCGCGGTTGATGACGAATATGGGCGTCGCCTCGTTCGCCAGGCCCAGGTTCCCATGCACGCGGTCCAGGTCCTCACAGACGATGACCTTTGCGACTTGGCCGTCCCTCTTTGGAGAGTCACAGGTGTGACTCCGAACCGAGCGATCGGTGGGAACACGTTCACACTCACAGACCCAAGTGGAACCGAGTACCAAGCAGTCTGCCCAATTCCCGGTCTGGTCAATGTTCAGGACGCGGCTCTCGCCATCGTCGGCGCAGGGCTCCTTGGTGTTCCAATTCAAGATGCAATCGATGGTGTCGCCAATGCACCAGCCGTTCCCGGAAGAATGCAGTGGGTGCCGAGTCTTCCAAATCAACCCCTGGTACTTGTGGACTTCGCGCATACCCCCGAAGCCCTTGAGCGGCTGCTACTAGACATGCGCCCGCTCTGCCACGGCGAGGTAATCCTCGTATTTGGCACAGACGGTGACCGCGACCCGAGCAAAAGAGTCCCACTCGGTGAGGTAGCGGCTCAGAGTGGAGACCGACTGTGGGTTACCGATGAGAATCCACGCTGGGAAGATGCCCAGGCTATCCGCACTCAAATCCTCGAGGGGGTTCGCAAAACTCGTCCAAGCATGAAGGATGTGATCGAGGTGACGACATGTCGTCGAGACGCGATACGGGAGGCAATCTACAGCGCCAGAGAGGGGGATGTTGTCATCATCTCTGGCAAGGGACCGGAAACTTATCAGGACATTCGCGGGGTCAAGCATGCGTTTGAGGATGCAGCTGTGGCTTCCGAGGTGCTTGCCGCCTACGCCAAGTAG
- the der gene encoding ribosome biogenesis GTPase Der → MEPTTTDNGFDDSDLFDEESAVSPGTDFTEEAEVEDAELQLQRMRAMRADLAQYDLEAEDLELLSQGDDWSQPDLEYSSRPVVAVIGRPNVGKSTLVNRVLGRREAVVQDTPGVTRDRVLYDAEWAGVDFVLVDTGGWEVDVKGLDRQIAEQAEVAIDLADVIIFVVDANVGATSTDEQVVPLLRKSGKPVILAANKADSSTQESDVTALWSLGLGEPYAISALHGRGAGDMLDAVVRAMPEESAHPTKRRPSAIRRIALVGRPNVGKSSLLNALAGETRAVVHDLAGTTRDPIDEIVEIEGRQWEFIDTAGIKRRLHRTSGADYYASIRTQAALERAEIALVLVDASVPLTEQDVRVIQQAVDAGRGIVIVNNKWDLVDDEQRVALMKQEERELVQVDWAPRINLSAKTTWHVNRITRALDTALDGWETRVSTGRLNAFFGRLTSAHPHPLRGGKQPRILFGTQASTAPPRFVLFTTGFLDPAYRRFIQRRLREEFGFEGTPIQLSVRVRERRRR, encoded by the coding sequence ATGGAACCGACAACCACCGACAACGGGTTTGACGACAGTGACCTTTTCGATGAGGAGTCTGCCGTGTCCCCTGGCACGGATTTCACTGAGGAAGCCGAGGTCGAGGACGCAGAGCTTCAGCTTCAGCGCATGCGTGCAATGCGTGCCGACCTCGCCCAGTACGACCTCGAGGCTGAGGACCTGGAGCTCCTCAGTCAGGGTGATGACTGGTCCCAGCCCGACCTCGAATACTCCTCACGTCCCGTTGTTGCCGTAATCGGGCGGCCGAATGTCGGCAAGTCAACTCTTGTCAACCGTGTGCTGGGGCGCCGTGAAGCAGTTGTCCAAGACACGCCCGGTGTGACCCGCGACCGAGTTCTCTACGACGCGGAGTGGGCCGGGGTTGATTTCGTCCTCGTCGACACTGGCGGATGGGAGGTTGACGTTAAAGGTTTGGATCGCCAAATCGCGGAACAGGCCGAGGTCGCAATAGATCTGGCCGATGTCATCATCTTTGTTGTGGATGCCAACGTCGGCGCAACGTCGACAGATGAGCAGGTTGTTCCTCTACTCCGCAAGTCTGGAAAGCCGGTTATTCTTGCCGCAAATAAAGCCGACTCCTCAACACAGGAGTCTGACGTTACGGCGCTGTGGTCCCTGGGTTTAGGTGAGCCCTACGCCATCTCGGCCCTGCATGGTCGCGGCGCCGGTGACATGTTGGACGCGGTTGTCCGCGCGATGCCAGAAGAGTCCGCACACCCGACAAAACGACGTCCGTCCGCCATCAGGCGTATTGCCCTTGTTGGTCGACCCAACGTAGGCAAGTCTTCACTTCTGAATGCTCTTGCCGGGGAAACGCGGGCAGTTGTCCACGACCTGGCTGGCACCACCCGTGACCCAATCGACGAGATCGTTGAAATCGAGGGACGCCAGTGGGAGTTCATCGATACGGCAGGCATAAAGCGCCGACTACACCGCACCAGCGGCGCCGACTACTATGCCTCCATCCGCACGCAGGCGGCTTTGGAACGCGCTGAGATTGCGCTGGTACTCGTCGATGCGTCAGTCCCGCTGACAGAGCAAGACGTCCGCGTCATACAGCAGGCAGTAGATGCCGGGCGTGGCATCGTCATCGTCAACAACAAGTGGGACCTGGTTGATGATGAGCAACGGGTTGCGTTGATGAAGCAGGAGGAGCGTGAACTGGTGCAGGTTGACTGGGCTCCCCGCATCAATCTGTCCGCGAAAACTACCTGGCATGTCAACAGGATTACGCGCGCCCTCGACACAGCCCTTGACGGTTGGGAGACGCGCGTCTCCACAGGGCGCCTCAACGCCTTTTTTGGTCGCCTCACTTCTGCCCATCCCCATCCATTGCGCGGCGGCAAGCAACCGCGCATTCTCTTCGGGACGCAGGCTTCAACCGCTCCCCCACGCTTCGTCCTCTTTACAACCGGTTTCTTGGACCCTGCCTACAGACGTTTCATTCAGCGACGTTTGCGGGAGGAGTTTGGCTTCGAAGGCACGCCGATCCAACTGTCGGTTCGCGTGCGAGAGCGCCGCCGCCGGTAA
- a CDS encoding SGNH/GDSL hydrolase family protein, translating to MFSSYIAIGDSFTEGLGDPRPDGSLRGWADRVAAGLANGYSASPDGNNRPFRYANLAIRGRKLGPIIAEQLQPALAQSPDVMSFNAGGNNMLRPKFDPAESIDQIVEAVEAIRVTGTHVLLLAGPDPVNNLPMGHVFSSRGEQYTELATNAVAGMDGVTFVDNFNDLAFRDSTYWSEDGLHLSPAGHLRVAANCLDALGISYPNDWADPRYPVPDPKNYRSPAYFNTYITPWIGRRLTGRSSGDGRMAKRPLLSEFRAEYDL from the coding sequence GTGTTCAGCAGTTACATTGCTATTGGAGACAGTTTTACAGAAGGACTTGGGGACCCGCGGCCTGACGGTTCCCTTCGCGGGTGGGCTGACCGCGTGGCGGCCGGCTTGGCAAATGGTTACTCGGCTTCGCCGGACGGCAACAACCGCCCCTTCCGCTACGCAAACTTGGCGATTCGAGGACGAAAGCTCGGTCCGATCATTGCAGAACAGCTGCAGCCTGCCCTAGCGCAGAGTCCCGATGTCATGTCATTTAACGCCGGTGGCAACAACATGTTGCGGCCAAAGTTCGATCCGGCCGAGTCGATCGATCAAATCGTCGAAGCCGTCGAGGCGATCCGCGTGACCGGAACCCATGTCCTCCTCCTCGCGGGTCCGGACCCTGTCAACAACCTCCCCATGGGCCATGTCTTCTCCTCAAGAGGCGAGCAGTACACGGAGTTGGCCACAAATGCGGTTGCCGGCATGGATGGTGTCACCTTTGTCGACAACTTCAACGACCTGGCGTTCCGCGACTCAACATACTGGTCCGAGGACGGTCTACACCTGTCACCCGCGGGGCACCTTCGAGTGGCCGCTAACTGCCTAGACGCACTCGGGATTTCCTACCCGAATGATTGGGCCGATCCGCGTTACCCGGTGCCTGACCCGAAAAATTACCGCAGCCCGGCCTACTTCAACACATACATCACTCCGTGGATCGGACGTCGCCTCACGGGTCGTTCCTCCGGTGATGGCCGAATGGCTAAGCGTCCTCTGCTGAGTGAGTTCCGCGCCGAATACGACCTGTGA
- the thrC gene encoding threonine synthase, with protein sequence MPQTQGLIHRYAQWLPVAEGQPIISLGEGSTPLVYCRVISERVGNEVWVKVEGANPTGSFKDRGMTVAVSMAAARGAQAVVCASTGNTSASAAAYAVQAGMTPVVLLPAGKIAKGKLAQSVVYGARIVQIDGNFDDCLDVARKLDANYPIALVNSVNPDRIEGQKTASFEIVDSLGDAPDIHMLPVGNAGNITAYWKGYREYFEAGKSTRLPQMWGFQAAGSAPFVVGHPIADPETVATAIRIGNPASWDQAVAARDDSGGRIEAVTDEEILAAQALLAASEGVFVEPASAAGIAGLLKSSEAGTLPTGKTITITVTGNGLKDIDTAMLGRDIVAEVLPADVDLVATSLGL encoded by the coding sequence ATGCCGCAGACCCAGGGACTTATCCATCGCTATGCACAGTGGTTGCCGGTAGCGGAGGGCCAGCCAATCATCAGCCTCGGTGAGGGTTCGACGCCGCTGGTGTACTGCCGGGTAATTTCTGAACGCGTAGGCAATGAGGTGTGGGTTAAGGTCGAGGGCGCGAACCCGACAGGTTCCTTCAAGGACCGCGGCATGACGGTGGCGGTGTCTATGGCTGCTGCTCGCGGAGCACAGGCTGTTGTCTGTGCTTCCACGGGAAACACTTCTGCGTCGGCAGCTGCCTATGCAGTTCAGGCAGGAATGACCCCCGTTGTCCTCCTCCCCGCGGGCAAGATCGCCAAGGGCAAACTTGCTCAGTCGGTGGTGTACGGGGCGCGAATCGTGCAGATTGACGGCAACTTTGATGACTGCCTCGACGTGGCCCGCAAGCTGGATGCCAACTATCCGATCGCCCTTGTTAACTCGGTGAACCCGGATCGCATTGAGGGGCAGAAAACGGCTTCGTTCGAGATCGTTGATTCACTTGGTGACGCCCCCGATATTCATATGCTCCCCGTTGGCAATGCCGGGAACATTACCGCTTATTGGAAGGGCTATCGCGAATACTTCGAGGCCGGTAAGTCCACGCGACTGCCGCAGATGTGGGGCTTCCAGGCGGCTGGCTCAGCGCCGTTTGTTGTCGGTCACCCGATCGCGGACCCCGAAACCGTTGCGACGGCAATTCGCATTGGTAACCCGGCCTCGTGGGATCAAGCAGTTGCGGCGCGTGATGACTCAGGCGGTCGAATCGAGGCTGTTACAGATGAAGAGATCCTTGCTGCGCAGGCACTCCTGGCGGCGAGCGAGGGTGTGTTTGTCGAACCGGCCTCGGCCGCGGGCATCGCGGGTCTTCTGAAGTCCAGCGAGGCGGGCACGCTTCCGACAGGTAAGACCATCACCATCACGGTGACTGGTAACGGTCTAAAAGATATTGACACAGCCATGCTGGGACGCGACATTGTCGCCGAGGTGCTGCCTGCGGATGTGGACCTAGTCGCGACCAGTCTGGGTCTCTAG
- the thrB gene encoding homoserine kinase, with the protein MLIPVGRSATVRTPATTANLGPGFDALGLALDWVDQASVAVIEDGYTFSLSGAGAAALPRDASHLVLKTILRGIEDLGVEVPGLSFTAHNTIPLARGLGSSSAAISAGLALAWGLVYPDRPLDRSWAFGVAVDIEGHPDNVGPAIFGGLTIGWLRQGTWQIAQATVREDIRITALVPSTVLETEKARAAMPASIPLEDAIANSAHTALLMHAFASAPELLLDGTSDRLHQEYRRGLYPVSLALVEHLRGQGLAACISGAGPTVVVFHSSDQGALVDLTLEAAAGDPRFAGFTSHSLRIGDGVQVVS; encoded by the coding sequence ATGCTCATCCCCGTGGGACGTAGCGCAACGGTTCGTACACCGGCAACCACCGCGAACCTGGGGCCCGGTTTTGACGCACTGGGTTTGGCTCTCGACTGGGTTGATCAAGCTTCCGTGGCTGTCATTGAAGACGGATACACTTTTTCGCTGTCGGGAGCCGGTGCGGCTGCGCTTCCCCGGGATGCGAGCCATCTCGTCCTCAAAACGATCCTGCGCGGCATCGAGGATCTGGGAGTGGAAGTTCCAGGTCTGTCGTTTACGGCTCACAACACCATTCCGCTCGCGAGGGGGCTTGGCTCGTCGTCCGCTGCCATTTCTGCGGGGCTAGCGCTGGCCTGGGGGCTGGTTTACCCGGATCGACCCCTTGACCGCTCCTGGGCCTTTGGCGTTGCTGTCGACATAGAGGGCCACCCCGACAACGTTGGACCAGCCATATTTGGTGGGCTCACAATCGGCTGGCTCCGCCAGGGTACGTGGCAGATCGCCCAGGCCACGGTCCGGGAGGATATTCGTATCACGGCCCTGGTGCCATCAACCGTGCTTGAGACTGAGAAGGCACGCGCCGCGATGCCTGCCAGTATTCCGCTTGAGGATGCCATCGCGAACTCAGCACACACCGCTCTGCTTATGCATGCTTTTGCGTCGGCGCCAGAGCTACTGCTTGATGGCACATCCGACCGGCTCCACCAGGAGTATCGCCGCGGCCTCTATCCGGTTTCGCTGGCACTGGTAGAGCACCTACGCGGCCAGGGTCTGGCAGCCTGCATCTCAGGTGCGGGCCCCACGGTCGTTGTCTTCCACAGCAGTGACCAAGGCGCCCTTGTTGACCTAACGCTTGAAGCGGCGGCTGGCGATCCTCGCTTTGCCGGATTTACCAGTCACTCACTGCGCATTGGCGACGGGGTGCAGGTCGTCTCCTGA
- a CDS encoding aspartate-semialdehyde dehydrogenase has protein sequence MAPQGSGLNVAVVGATGQVGGVMLDLLDERDYPVANLRLFSSPRSAGKTVTWKGHEITVEDVTVAAPKDLEGIQVAIFSAGGAASKAYAPLFAQAGAVVIDNSSAWRKDPLVPLVVSEVNPKDALNRPLGIIANPNCTTMATMPALKALDEVAGLRALRATTFQAVSGSGLAGVAELGSQVRAVVEGDAPIEGLARDGSAVQHGEPKVYAAPIAFNVVAQAGNFVDDGSGETDEEQKLRDESRRILGLPDLAVSATCVRVPVFSGHSLTIHAEFAKPISVDQANAALTMMDGVNLVDLPNPLEAAGKDGTFVGRVRRDQSVGGDRGLVFFVSSDNLRKGAALNAVEVAELIAKEHGF, from the coding sequence ATGGCCCCCCAGGGTAGCGGACTTAATGTCGCTGTTGTTGGTGCAACCGGCCAGGTCGGTGGCGTGATGCTCGACCTGCTCGATGAGCGTGATTACCCGGTTGCGAACCTTCGTCTCTTCTCTTCACCACGTTCTGCCGGAAAGACGGTGACGTGGAAGGGACATGAGATTACCGTCGAGGACGTCACGGTTGCCGCGCCCAAGGATCTTGAGGGTATTCAAGTTGCCATCTTCAGTGCGGGTGGTGCCGCTTCTAAGGCCTACGCCCCCCTGTTTGCTCAAGCCGGAGCAGTGGTAATCGACAACTCATCTGCGTGGCGCAAAGATCCTCTGGTTCCGCTTGTCGTTTCTGAGGTCAACCCGAAGGATGCACTCAACCGCCCGCTGGGCATAATCGCCAATCCAAACTGCACCACGATGGCCACGATGCCCGCGCTCAAGGCACTGGATGAGGTTGCGGGGCTGCGTGCTCTGCGTGCCACCACCTTCCAAGCCGTATCCGGAAGTGGCCTTGCGGGTGTTGCTGAACTGGGCTCCCAGGTGCGAGCCGTTGTGGAAGGTGATGCTCCAATCGAAGGACTTGCTCGCGATGGTAGTGCTGTGCAACACGGTGAACCAAAGGTGTACGCCGCTCCAATTGCTTTCAACGTGGTCGCGCAGGCGGGCAACTTCGTAGATGACGGCAGCGGAGAGACCGACGAAGAGCAGAAGTTGCGGGATGAGTCGCGTCGCATTCTTGGACTTCCAGACCTTGCGGTTAGTGCGACCTGCGTGCGCGTCCCTGTTTTCTCTGGGCACTCGCTAACCATTCATGCGGAGTTTGCCAAGCCCATCTCTGTCGATCAGGCTAACGCCGCACTGACAATGATGGACGGTGTCAATCTGGTTGACCTTCCCAATCCGCTCGAAGCAGCCGGCAAAGATGGCACCTTCGTAGGACGCGTGCGCCGCGACCAGTCTGTAGGAGGGGACCGTGGGTTGGTGTTCTTCGTCTCCTCAGACAACCTCCGCAAGGGTGCCGCGCTAAACGCTGTGGAAGTGGCTGAGCTTATTGCCAAGGAACACGGCTTCTAA